A window of Melospiza melodia melodia isolate bMelMel2 chromosome Z, bMelMel2.pri, whole genome shotgun sequence contains these coding sequences:
- the LOC134432521 gene encoding uncharacterized protein LOC134432521, translating into MARAEPPPPTGGPGRAAASLRAAGWSRVPAGAGGNGVGGGECAPALPGSSPPRPARAGARWARGPEHSAPSGRSPQTQPQPRPRAQGLLIDRSLFEQELLNSGDAHGAGTEGAGPAPDSFQATHFGSFVRQLNLYGFRKVPGWVGSDEPGDAGGWLHFRNPNFRRDRPDLLLRIKRLTRANRQRLAAGLEVRSRQPSRFQQLHTERVVPSFPAGQPPRAVLSYQDLAAASSEGLELLPGPSRLSAGAQEADVFLRSPKKVFATSGLLGISSQQPGTGKFQFSHELIIPLVPMELKCQPELIIPLVPVDHRNPSMASPQRSSCTSSEQQLPACRPSDFQSML; encoded by the exons ATGGCGCGGGCGGAGCCGCCCCCGCCCACAGGCGGTCCCGGCAGAGCGGCCGCCTCCCTGCGCGCCGCTGGGTGGAGCCGTGTCCCGGCCGGAGCGGGCGGGAACGGCGTCGGAGGTGGTGAATGTG ccccggctctgccgggcTCGTCCCCGCCAAGGCCGGCCCGCGCCGGGGCGCGCTGGGCGCGCGGGCCCGAGCACAGCGCCCCCTCAGGCCGCTCGCCGCAGACGCagccgcagccgcggcc ccgagCCCAGGgactgctcatcgaccgctccctcttcgAGCAGGAGCTGCTCAACTCGGGCGACGCCCACGGGGCGGGCACTGAGGGGGCGGGACCAGCCCCCGACTCCTTTCAGGCCACGCACTTcggcagcttcgtgcggcagctcaaTCTCTATGGCTTCCGCAAAGTGCCGGGCTGGGTTGGCTCAGATgagccgggcgatgccgggggctGGCTCCACTTCAGGAACCCCAACTTTCGTCGCGACCGCCCCGatctcctgctccgcatcaagcgcctgACCagggccaacaggcagcggctgGCAGCGGGGCTGGAGGTGCGCAGCCGCCAGCCCAGccgcttccagcagctccacacggAGCGGGTGGTGCCCTCCTTCCCCGCCGGGCAGCCGCCCAGAGCCG TGCTCTCATACCAAGACCTCGCTGCTGCCTCATCTGAGGGTTTAGAGCTGCTTCCAGGcccttccaggctaagtgcaggtgctcaggaggcTGATGTTTTCCTAAGATCACCCAAGAAAGTCTTTGCCACATCCGGACTTCTTGGGATTTCATCGCAGCaaccaggcacaggcaaatttcaatTTAGCCATGAGCTCATCATTCCACTGGTTCCCATGGAGCttaaatgccaacctgagctcatcattccgcTGGTTCCTGTAGACCATCGcaacccttccatggcctctccacaGAGGAgtagctgcacatcttcagagcagcagttgccagcctgcAGGCCATCAG ATTTCCAGTCCATGCTTTAA